CGCCGACATGGACATCGTAACGCATCCCTCCCTCGCCCCGCTCAGCATCGGTCGCGTCGCGCTGGCCGTCCGCGACCCGGAGACGGTCGGCGCCTTCTATCGCGATGTCGTTGGCCTCGTGCCACTGGGTCGGGGTGCGGAAGGCGCCGTGTACGGCACGCCGGAGACCCCACTTCTCGAACTCGTCCACAGGCCGGATGCCCAGCCGGACGACCCGCGTGAAGCCGGGTTGTTTCATACGGCCTTCCTGCTGCCGGACCGCGAGTCCCTGGCCGAATGGGCCGCTGAAATCGGCGTCCGCCGACAGGTGCCGCTGGAAGGCGCATCCGACCACATCGTCAGCGAGGCGTTCTATCTGTCCGATCCGGAAGGCAACGGCGTGGAGATCTATGCCGACAGGCCGTCCTCGGGCTGGACCTGGCGCGACGGCGCGGTGCAAATGGCGACGAAGCCCCTCGACACCAACAGCCTGTTCGGCGAGATCGACCTCTCGGAGCCAGATTGGGACGGCGCCCCGGAAGGCACCACCGTCGGGCATATCCATCTGAGGGTCGGCGACCTCAAGGAAAGC
This genomic window from Aureimonas sp. OT7 contains:
- a CDS encoding VOC family protein: MDIVTHPSLAPLSIGRVALAVRDPETVGAFYRDVVGLVPLGRGAEGAVYGTPETPLLELVHRPDAQPDDPREAGLFHTAFLLPDRESLAEWAAEIGVRRQVPLEGASDHIVSEAFYLSDPEGNGVEIYADRPSSGWTWRDGAVQMATKPLDTNSLFGEIDLSEPDWDGAPEGTTVGHIHLRVGDLKESDGFYLGEAGFELATTYPGAHFLSTGHYHHHIGTNVWRSAGSGRRGNRTGLLWIEVLDRRANAKAGVLTDPWGTELRYSPVS